The Chryseobacterium sp. LJ668 genome segment CGTAGATTCGAGCGTTACAGCGTATTTGCTGCAGCAGCAAGGTCATGAAGTCGTGGCTTTATTTATGAGAAACTGGAACGATGCTTCCGTAACTTTGGAAGATGAATGTCCATGGATTGAGGATAGCAATGATGCTTTAATGGTAGCTCAAAAATTAGGAATTCCGTTTCAGGTGATCGATATGAGCGAGCTTTACAAAGAAAGAATCGTCGATTATATGTTTGATGAATATCAAAGAGGAAGAACTCCAAATCCCGATGTTTTGTGCAACAGAGAGGTGAAATTCGATGTTTTCATGAAGACTGCAATGTCGCTTGGTGCAGAAAAGGTGGCAACAGGGCATTATGCACGAGTAGATTCCACAATTGATGAAAACGGAAAAGAAATCTTTCATTTATTAGCCGGAAAAGACAATAATAAAGATCAGTCCTATTTTTTATGTCAGCTGAATCAGGATCAATTGTCAAAAGCATTGTTTCCCATTGGTGAGCTGACAAAGCCACAGGTAAGAGAAATTGCCAAAGAAATTGGCTTGGTAACTGCCGACAAAAAAGATTCACAAGGATTATGTTTTATCGGAAAAGTAAGTTTGCCTCAGTTTTTACAGCAACAGTTGGTTCCGAAAGAAGGTGAAATCGTAGAGATTTTTAAAGATTCGCCTTTGTTTTCTGAAGAAATTCCAACATTTTCATCTAAAGAAGAAGAGCTTGAATTTCTAAGCCGAAAAATTAATTATAAAAAATCTGACGGTAAAATTATAGGAAAACATCAGGGCGCTCAGTTTTTCACGATCGGACAAAGCAAAGGCTTAGGAATCGGCGGCCATAAAGAATCATGTTTTATTGTTTCCAGAGATATGGAAAACAATATCATTTTTGTCGGAGAAGGTCATAGTTTCCCGGGTTTACACAAAAAAGCCTTAAAAGTTGATAATACCGAATTACATTGGGTGCGTGAAGATTTAAGACTAAAAAACGGAGAATCGATGGATGTTTTAGCAAGATTCCGTTATAGACAAGATTTGCAGAAAGCAAAAATTTATCAGTTTGAAAATGTTTTCTTTGTGGAATTTGTTGAACCGCAATCAGCCATCGCAGAAGGACAGTTTGCAGCTTGGTACATTGATGATGAATTGATTGGAAGCGGAGTCATTTCGTAAATATAAAAGACCTTCAGAGAAGGTCTTTTTTTCTTTTAGAACCTCATTACATTATATCTGCGGTTACCGTTTTTTGTAATTCGAAATTACTTTGTTCTTCAGAAATATTCCCAATAATCTCTTTTCTATGCTTAATTCCCCAATCTGTCAGGTTATTGATAATCGTTTGAAGAGATTTACCGTGTTGTGTAAGTTCATACTGAACAGTTATCGGCTGAGTATTTAAAACCGTCCGTTTAATTAATTTATTGATTTCCAATTCCTTCAGCTCTTTACTCAGCATTTTATTCGAAATACCGACAACATCATTCAAGATATCCGAAAATCTTCTTTTGTTGTAATAACAAATAGACGAAATAATAGCTATTTTCCATTTGCCGCTCAATACATCCATTGAATCCTGA includes the following:
- the mnmA gene encoding tRNA 2-thiouridine(34) synthase MnmA → MKVVVGLSGGVDSSVTAYLLQQQGHEVVALFMRNWNDASVTLEDECPWIEDSNDALMVAQKLGIPFQVIDMSELYKERIVDYMFDEYQRGRTPNPDVLCNREVKFDVFMKTAMSLGAEKVATGHYARVDSTIDENGKEIFHLLAGKDNNKDQSYFLCQLNQDQLSKALFPIGELTKPQVREIAKEIGLVTADKKDSQGLCFIGKVSLPQFLQQQLVPKEGEIVEIFKDSPLFSEEIPTFSSKEEELEFLSRKINYKKSDGKIIGKHQGAQFFTIGQSKGLGIGGHKESCFIVSRDMENNIIFVGEGHSFPGLHKKALKVDNTELHWVREDLRLKNGESMDVLARFRYRQDLQKAKIYQFENVFFVEFVEPQSAIAEGQFAAWYIDDELIGSGVIS
- a CDS encoding winged helix-turn-helix transcriptional regulator: MSCQPLKTEEHKKEMMAVQDSMDVLSGKWKIAIISSICYYNKRRFSDILNDVVGISNKMLSKELKELEINKLIKRTVLNTQPITVQYELTQHGKSLQTIINNLTDWGIKHRKEIIGNISEEQSNFELQKTVTADIM